Within the Syntrophales bacterium genome, the region GAAAAGTTTTCCCACCACCTTTCGATCCCTTACGTAAGACAGGGCCTGCCTTCTTGCATGAAGATTACCCTTCTTTCCCAGGGTGATCATCTTTTCTACAACCTTTTTCAATTCTTTAGCCTTTGCATCTGTTGTCTTAATCTTCTCATACTTCAAAAAGGAAGTGACCATATTTCTCAACATGGCTTTTTTATGACTTGTTGTTCTACCTAATTTGCTTCCAGACTTTCCATGGCGCATTGAACATCTTCCTTTCCGGCAAGCGATTGGTTTCCTGTATCTTCATTGGATTTTTCCACCACTTTCTTCCCTTTTTTATTCCAGGGAGGAAAATCAAGTCTCATACCGAAACTAAGTCCAGCTTCTGCAAGGATTTCTCTGATTTCATTCAGGGACTTCCTGCCGAAATTTCTTGTCTTGAGCATCTCTACTTCTGTTTTCTGAACGAGCTCTCCGATGGTGTTAATGCCCGCATTTTTCAAACAGTTGGCTGATCTTACAGAAAGTTCCAGGTCATCAACATGCCTTAAGAGCTTCTTGTTAAGCTCCTCTTTTTCGTCAATCTTCCGTTCCTCTTCTTCTTCAACTTCTCCAAAGTTGATAAATATGTCCAACTGTTCCTTTAATATCTTAGCTGCATAAGCTACGGCACTCTCCGGCTGGATACTCCCAT harbors:
- the rplQ gene encoding 50S ribosomal protein L17, with translation MRHGKSGSKLGRTTSHKKAMLRNMVTSFLKYEKIKTTDAKAKELKKVVEKMITLGKKGNLHARRQALSYVRDRKVVGKLFTDLSDRYHDRNGGYTRTIKIGNRTGDNAPISVIELIDEKQSHKS